A genomic region of Phragmites australis chromosome 2, lpPhrAust1.1, whole genome shotgun sequence contains the following coding sequences:
- the LOC133904069 gene encoding uncharacterized protein LOC133904069: protein MHQMNPTARRSGGSKVWHGWAVDHPKNLNRPKPIRQRAADASSPLLLFAAAASAGGWPALLGRSSASPPLWRLFIARFSASPRSTTPGRQQQASNLTASVATSLGSIPRRAAAGGEVARKLTGAADGEADERGVKRAAEVRMRRGSRQAGRQKQRARPRRRIVET, encoded by the exons ATGCACCAAATGAATCCAACGGCTAGACGCAGTGGCGGATCCAAAGTGTGGCACGGGTGGGCCGTGGATCACCCTAAGAATTTGAACCGGCCCAAGCCCATCCGGCAGCGGGCAGCCGACGCATCGAGTCCACTGCTCCTCTTCGCTGCCGCCGCCAGCGCTGGCGGCTGGCCCGCCCTTCTCGGCCGCAGTAGTGCTTCTCCGCCTCTCTGGCGCCTCTTCATCGCCCGCTTCAGCGCTTCTCCGCGCTCGACGACTCCGGGACGCCAGCAGCAAGCCAGCAACCTCACCGCATCCGTCGCCACTTCGCTCGGCTCCATCCCGCGCCGCGCGGCCGCAGGAGGCGAGGTCGCGAGGAAGCTGACCGGCGCCGCTGACGGAGAGGCGGACGAACGAGGAGTCAAGAGGGCTGCGGAAGTGCGGATGCGGAGAGGAAGCCGCCAAGCCGGAAGGCAAAAGCAGAGAGCACGACCACGGAGAAG AATTGTTGAAACATGA